In Porphyromonas cangingivalis, a genomic segment contains:
- the hflX gene encoding GTPase HflX produces MKDFIITDIGSEKAFLVGLITQGQSEAEVSEYLDELAFLADTAGVTAVRRFTQKLEHPQPDTFVGKGKLQEIKEAIEDEEVGVVIFDDELSPKQLRNIENELKVKILDRTRLILDIFASRAQTAHAKVQVELALYNYMLPRLTGLWTHLERQRGGVGMRGPGETQLETDRRIILDKIARLKEQLKAIDRQMNVQRQNRGKMVRVALVGYTNVGKSTMMNLLSKSEVFAENKLFATLDTTVRKVIIHNLPFLLSDTVGFIRKLPTQLIESFKSTLDEVREADLLVHVVDVSHPSFEEQIEVVNSTLREILGDEEKPVILVFNKVDAFTYTPKADDDLTPMTRENISLEELQKTWMNHSSQTDVRFVSAKTGDGINELKSLFYDRIKTIHMSRFPYNDFLFDTYEHLNEEE; encoded by the coding sequence ATGAAAGATTTTATCATTACAGATATTGGCTCAGAGAAGGCATTTCTGGTAGGCCTTATCACACAAGGGCAGTCTGAGGCAGAGGTCAGTGAATATCTGGATGAACTGGCATTTCTCGCAGACACTGCTGGGGTGACTGCAGTGCGTCGTTTTACACAGAAGCTGGAGCATCCTCAGCCTGATACCTTTGTGGGTAAGGGGAAATTACAAGAGATAAAGGAGGCTATTGAGGATGAAGAAGTCGGTGTTGTCATCTTTGATGATGAGTTGTCTCCAAAGCAGTTACGCAACATAGAGAATGAGCTCAAGGTCAAGATACTCGACCGTACAAGACTTATCCTTGATATATTTGCATCACGAGCTCAGACAGCTCATGCTAAGGTACAAGTTGAGTTGGCTCTATATAACTATATGTTGCCCAGACTGACAGGGCTGTGGACACACCTCGAACGTCAACGAGGTGGGGTAGGTATGAGAGGTCCGGGGGAGACTCAGTTGGAGACAGACAGACGTATCATCCTTGATAAGATCGCACGTCTCAAGGAACAACTCAAAGCCATCGATCGTCAGATGAACGTGCAACGGCAAAATCGGGGGAAGATGGTGCGTGTCGCACTTGTCGGTTATACCAATGTCGGGAAATCGACGATGATGAATCTCCTCAGTAAGAGTGAGGTCTTTGCCGAGAATAAACTCTTCGCGACGCTTGACACCACTGTCCGTAAGGTAATAATACATAACCTGCCATTTTTGCTAAGTGACACAGTAGGATTTATTCGAAAGTTGCCCACACAGTTGATCGAGTCGTTCAAGTCCACTCTGGATGAAGTTCGTGAAGCTGATCTTTTGGTACATGTAGTGGATGTTTCTCACCCTTCTTTCGAGGAGCAAATCGAGGTCGTAAATAGCACCCTCAGGGAGATCTTGGGCGATGAAGAAAAGCCTGTTATATTGGTTTTTAATAAGGTTGATGCTTTTACTTATACACCTAAGGCCGACGATGATCTTACACCGATGACAAGAGAGAATATCTCTCTCGAGGAACTCCAAAAGACTTGGATGAACCATTCTTCGCAGACAGATGTACGATTTGTATCTGCAAAGACCGGAGATGGTATCAATGAGTTGAAGAGCCTTTTCTATGATCGGATCAAAACGATACATATGTCTCGGTTCCCCTACAATGATTTTTTGTTTGATACTTATGAACATCTTAATGAAGAAGAATGA
- a CDS encoding ABC transporter ATP-binding protein: MIEVKSVEKKFDTKEVLRGIDASFKEGECSLVIGKSGAGKTVLLKTVVGLIPPDKGEVLYNNTSLYDLSSEELKTLRQQVGMLFQGSALFDSMTIFENIMFPLDMFSTYKPAQRIQIAKDCIERVKLYDARYKYPAEVSGGMMKRAAIARAIALGPKYLFCDEPNSGLDPETSRHIDELIHSITKESNITTIINTHDMKSVTNIGDHVIFVNKGRIAWEGKGADIHSSDNEKLKNFVFVSEL; the protein is encoded by the coding sequence ATGATTGAGGTAAAATCTGTAGAGAAGAAGTTTGATACCAAGGAGGTCTTGAGAGGGATTGATGCTTCATTTAAGGAAGGAGAGTGCTCCCTTGTAATCGGTAAGAGTGGGGCAGGTAAGACTGTGCTGCTCAAGACTGTGGTGGGGTTGATACCGCCCGATAAGGGGGAAGTATTGTACAATAATACCTCTTTGTATGACCTTAGTTCGGAAGAACTTAAGACACTTCGTCAGCAGGTGGGGATGCTTTTCCAAGGCTCTGCACTGTTCGACAGTATGACCATATTTGAGAACATCATGTTTCCCCTTGATATGTTCTCGACATATAAACCGGCACAACGCATCCAGATAGCCAAGGATTGTATAGAGCGCGTCAAACTCTATGATGCGAGATACAAATATCCTGCAGAGGTCAGTGGTGGGATGATGAAGCGTGCAGCCATTGCAAGGGCAATAGCTCTGGGACCAAAGTATTTGTTTTGTGATGAGCCTAACTCCGGCCTTGACCCTGAGACATCAAGGCATATCGATGAGCTCATTCATTCGATCACAAAGGAGTCCAATATCACAACGATCATCAATACCCATGACATGAAGTCCGTCACAAATATAGGGGATCATGTCATCTTTGTCAATAAAGGACGTATAGCTTGGGAGGGTAAAGGTGCCGATATACACTCTTCGGACAACGAAAAGCTTAAGAACTTTGTCTTCGTGAGTGAACTATAA
- a CDS encoding glutamine--tRNA ligase/YqeY domain fusion protein, with product MSIEKDTKEVAEKSLNFIEQIVEQDLKNGLNDGRIQTRFPPEPNGYLHIGHAKAVCIDFGIAQKYGGTCNLRFDDTNPVKEDVEYVDAIKEDINWLGFQWENVYYASDYFHQLYDFAVDLIKRGYAYVDEQTSEQIAQQKGTPTIPGTNSPYRDRPVEESLDLFRRMKEGEFPDGAMTLRAKIDMASSNMHFRDPIIYRIIHHPHHRTGNEWCIYPMYDFAHGQSDYFEGVTHSICTLEFVVHRPLYDYLVELLKKDDYRPHQYEFNRLNLTYTMMSKRKLLELVQRNLVHGWDDPRMPTLCGLRRRGYTPRSIRNFVDKIGYTKYDGTIDIALLEHAVRDDLNDVAERASVVVDPIKLIITNYPEGKVEYMPSVNNPQDENSGTHDIAFSRELYIEREDFMEDAPKKYFRLTPGQEVRLRCAYIVKCTGCKKDADGNIVEVYAEYDEQTRSGMPESNRKVKGTIHWVSVAHALPVEVRLYDRLFTVEDPSGADVNDIAELLNPESETIIPTAYAEEWLAKAKPGEHYQFQRVGYFTVDKDSTPDHIVFNRTVSLKDTWSKVKDK from the coding sequence ATGAGTATCGAAAAAGACACAAAAGAGGTTGCTGAAAAGTCACTAAACTTCATAGAACAAATCGTCGAGCAGGATCTGAAAAATGGTCTTAATGATGGGCGGATACAGACTCGTTTTCCACCTGAACCCAATGGATACTTGCACATCGGACATGCCAAGGCTGTGTGCATAGACTTTGGTATAGCTCAAAAGTATGGTGGTACTTGTAACTTGCGTTTTGACGATACCAATCCTGTCAAAGAGGATGTAGAGTATGTAGATGCCATCAAGGAAGATATCAACTGGCTTGGCTTTCAATGGGAAAATGTTTACTATGCTTCGGACTACTTTCATCAGTTGTATGACTTTGCTGTAGACCTTATCAAGAGAGGGTATGCTTATGTCGACGAACAGACATCCGAGCAAATAGCTCAGCAAAAAGGAACTCCCACTATTCCGGGGACTAACAGCCCCTATCGCGATAGACCTGTTGAAGAGAGTCTTGATCTCTTCCGTCGTATGAAGGAGGGAGAATTTCCTGATGGAGCTATGACTCTCCGTGCCAAGATCGACATGGCGAGCTCCAATATGCATTTCCGTGACCCGATTATCTACCGTATCATACATCATCCCCATCACCGCACAGGCAATGAGTGGTGTATCTATCCGATGTATGACTTTGCACATGGACAGAGTGATTATTTCGAGGGTGTGACACACTCTATATGTACTTTGGAGTTCGTTGTACATCGTCCTTTGTATGACTATCTTGTCGAGCTTCTCAAGAAGGACGATTACAGACCTCACCAATATGAGTTCAATCGACTTAACCTTACTTACACTATGATGAGTAAGCGCAAATTGCTTGAATTGGTACAACGTAACCTCGTTCATGGCTGGGATGACCCTCGTATGCCGACCCTCTGCGGGCTTCGTCGTCGTGGATATACGCCTCGCTCCATCCGCAATTTTGTAGATAAGATAGGTTATACCAAATATGATGGAACTATAGACATAGCACTACTTGAGCATGCGGTTCGTGATGACCTTAATGACGTGGCTGAGCGTGCGAGCGTTGTCGTCGATCCGATCAAACTCATCATTACCAACTATCCCGAAGGCAAGGTGGAGTATATGCCAAGTGTAAATAATCCTCAGGATGAGAACAGTGGCACGCATGACATCGCATTTTCACGTGAGCTATATATCGAACGAGAGGACTTCATGGAGGATGCACCCAAGAAGTACTTCCGTCTGACACCCGGTCAGGAGGTAAGACTTCGTTGTGCCTACATTGTTAAGTGCACGGGCTGCAAGAAGGATGCCGATGGTAACATCGTTGAGGTATATGCCGAGTATGATGAGCAGACTCGCAGTGGTATGCCTGAAAGCAACCGTAAGGTAAAGGGTACTATCCATTGGGTGTCTGTTGCCCATGCTTTGCCGGTAGAGGTCAGACTGTACGATCGTCTCTTTACTGTAGAAGATCCTTCGGGTGCAGATGTCAATGATATTGCCGAACTCCTCAACCCAGAGTCTGAGACCATCATCCCTACAGCCTATGCTGAAGAGTGGTTGGCAAAGGCAAAACCGGGTGAACACTATCAGTTCCAACGTGTAGGTTACTTCACTGTTGATAAGGATTCAACGCCTGATCACATCGTGTTTAACCGTACCGTCTCTCTCAAGGATACTTGGAGCAAGGTAAAAGACAAATAA
- a CDS encoding MlaE family ABC transporter permease, giving the protein MILRNKLETFGEYTMILREVFRKPGRWRMFFRELRREMYSLGVDSLWIVLVISFFIGSVITIQLGINMSSPLIPKFTIGFTAREVILLEFSSTIMGLILAGKVGSSIASEIGTMRVTEQIDAMDIMGVNSANYLILPKIMGLMLMIPFLVILSMFIGIGGGYMACILSGDVPPSEFVRGIQFNFNTFYVFYSIIKAVVYAFLITSIAAYYGYTVKGGALQVGKASTKAVVSSSISILVADLILTQLLLV; this is encoded by the coding sequence ATGATACTACGCAATAAACTTGAAACATTCGGTGAATATACGATGATCCTCAGGGAGGTCTTTCGTAAGCCGGGACGTTGGCGGATGTTTTTCCGAGAGTTGAGGCGTGAAATGTATAGTCTTGGGGTAGATTCACTGTGGATCGTACTTGTTATTTCGTTTTTTATCGGATCCGTCATTACGATACAGTTGGGGATCAATATGTCCTCTCCTTTGATTCCAAAGTTTACCATCGGTTTTACGGCCAGAGAGGTCATCCTTTTGGAGTTCTCTTCCACTATTATGGGGCTCATCCTTGCCGGTAAAGTCGGGAGTAGTATTGCCAGTGAGATTGGTACAATGAGGGTGACGGAGCAGATAGATGCCATGGACATCATGGGTGTAAACTCAGCTAATTACCTCATCCTTCCAAAGATCATGGGGCTGATGTTGATGATTCCCTTCCTTGTCATTTTGAGTATGTTTATCGGTATTGGTGGGGGATATATGGCCTGCATTCTTTCGGGAGATGTACCCCCGTCCGAGTTTGTGAGAGGTATTCAGTTCAACTTTAATACCTTCTATGTCTTCTACTCGATCATTAAGGCCGTCGTGTATGCCTTCCTTATCACCAGCATCGCTGCCTACTATGGGTACACTGTCAAGGGTGGAGCCCTACAAGTGGGTAAGGCAAGCACAAAGGCTGTGGTAAGTAGTAGTATTTCCATACTTGTGGCAGACTTGATATTGACACAGCTGCTATTGGTCTAA
- a CDS encoding efflux RND transporter periplasmic adaptor subunit: protein MKLKELTISTLSLVFVTGLTALSSCSSKSQAKTEETQEIKRVNVVSPRIDVVDIVDSYTANVEAFVKNNIAPQTPNRIGRMLVEVGQRVQKGQVVATLDDSSLKQQELRLQNIRADFQRIEELYKVGGISKSQYEAQKMNYEVTASAYNNLKDNTLLKSPISGIITQRNYDSGDMYSPTMPLLVVEQIAPLKIIINASEKYFTRVKKGMEVDVTLDVFPGEVFKGQVALLYPTIDPNTRTFKIEIHLKNADNRVRPGMYASVKMHINTEEVMLLADVAVLTLPGTNQKYVYVLEDGKAVHRVIKTGDMVGQDIVIIEGLSSSDKVITTGLASMKNGETVQVAM from the coding sequence ATGAAATTGAAAGAATTAACGATCTCTACTCTCAGCCTTGTTTTCGTAACCGGTTTGACTGCCTTGTCGAGCTGTTCATCAAAATCGCAGGCTAAGACCGAAGAAACACAGGAGATAAAAAGGGTGAATGTGGTGTCACCACGCATTGATGTGGTAGACATAGTGGATTCTTATACGGCTAATGTTGAAGCCTTTGTGAAGAATAATATTGCTCCACAGACTCCAAATCGTATCGGACGAATGCTTGTGGAAGTAGGACAACGTGTGCAGAAGGGACAGGTCGTTGCAACCCTTGATGACTCGTCTCTCAAGCAACAGGAGCTTCGTTTGCAGAATATTCGCGCAGACTTCCAACGCATTGAAGAACTCTACAAGGTAGGAGGGATATCCAAGTCTCAGTACGAAGCTCAGAAGATGAACTACGAGGTGACAGCCAGTGCTTACAATAACCTGAAGGACAATACCCTGCTGAAAAGCCCTATTTCCGGAATCATTACTCAACGTAACTATGACAGTGGAGATATGTACTCTCCTACGATGCCTCTATTAGTTGTCGAGCAAATAGCACCCCTCAAGATCATCATCAATGCCAGCGAGAAGTACTTCACACGAGTGAAAAAGGGTATGGAGGTGGATGTGACATTGGATGTGTTTCCGGGTGAAGTATTCAAAGGTCAGGTCGCACTCTTATATCCGACTATAGACCCCAATACTCGTACATTCAAGATCGAAATACACCTAAAAAATGCCGATAACAGAGTGCGTCCGGGGATGTATGCCAGTGTGAAAATGCACATCAATACCGAGGAAGTCATGCTTTTAGCAGATGTTGCTGTACTTACCTTACCAGGGACAAACCAGAAGTATGTATATGTCTTAGAGGACGGAAAAGCCGTGCATCGAGTGATCAAGACAGGAGATATGGTTGGGCAAGATATCGTCATCATAGAGGGGCTTTCAAGCTCAGATAAAGTTATCACCACCGGTCTTGCTTCGATGAAGAACGGAGAGACTGTACAAGTTGCAATGTAA
- the udk gene encoding uridine kinase produces MQEGYKCMVIGVAGGTASGKSTLVKRLHETFAREEVVGLCHDFYYKAHDELTFEERTKLNYDHPESFDTDMMIEDIKRLKSGLPIHHPVYSFVDHNRTKETVLVKPAKVIIIDGVLILENKELRDLMDVKIFVDTAADVRLGRRLLRDVEERGRDMNSVLNQYFSTVKPMHDQFVEPSKKYANLIIPEGGFNSVGLKLLIDNIKTMLQELNSGNE; encoded by the coding sequence ATGCAAGAAGGATATAAATGTATGGTGATAGGTGTTGCAGGAGGCACAGCCTCTGGCAAGTCTACGCTTGTAAAAAGACTCCATGAAACTTTTGCCAGAGAAGAGGTGGTGGGGTTGTGTCACGACTTTTACTATAAAGCTCATGATGAGCTCACTTTTGAAGAGCGTACTAAGCTGAACTATGATCATCCCGAGTCTTTTGATACGGATATGATGATCGAAGATATCAAAAGATTGAAGTCCGGCCTACCGATACATCATCCGGTTTATTCCTTTGTGGATCATAATAGGACTAAGGAGACAGTACTTGTGAAACCTGCCAAGGTGATCATCATTGATGGGGTATTGATTCTTGAAAACAAGGAGTTGAGAGACCTGATGGATGTTAAGATCTTTGTCGATACCGCAGCCGATGTACGCTTGGGACGTCGTTTGCTAAGGGATGTGGAAGAGCGTGGTAGAGATATGAATTCGGTATTGAATCAGTACTTTTCTACTGTGAAGCCAATGCATGACCAGTTTGTCGAACCATCAAAGAAATATGCCAACCTCATCATTCCCGAAGGTGGATTTAATTCTGTGGGACTCAAACTTCTTATAGATAATATCAAGACGATGCTTCAGGAACTTAACAGCGGAAACGAATGA
- a CDS encoding peptidylprolyl isomerase, whose amino-acid sequence MKHNYIKIFALLVCSFMVGVSSFAQKKNVIDQVAWIVGDEPILLSDIEKQRIYYEAEGQKFDLNARCVISERLAIQKLFLNQAKIDSIQPNELAISQEVNSRIEKAIKDIGSVENLESYLGKSVSQFREELRKIMREEFTVQQVQHKLVADIKLSPSEVTRFYNEIEKDSLPFVPTTVETQIITVAPKISPKEIDDIKARLRDFSNEISAGTKSFSTLARLYSQDNATALSGGDMGFVSKAELEPEFAHVAFGLGNNTKVSRIVKTAKGYHIMQLIEKRGDRINLRHIMLKPEVSDENIQKAQAQLDSIVGLIRADSVSFEVAANYVSHDEDTRNSNGQMVNLYASGASPLYGTSKFEMGHLPQEIAAKVVNLREGEISAPFIMKDKNNNTVVAVVKLKRRIDGHRANITEDYQTVKEIVLNKKRAEVIDKWIKQKQKETFVKISPEYQQCQFNYPGWIKR is encoded by the coding sequence ATGAAACATAATTATATTAAGATATTTGCGCTGCTTGTCTGCTCTTTTATGGTGGGTGTTTCTTCTTTTGCACAAAAGAAGAATGTTATCGATCAAGTAGCTTGGATTGTCGGAGATGAGCCGATCTTATTATCCGATATTGAGAAGCAAAGGATATATTACGAAGCAGAGGGGCAGAAGTTCGATCTCAATGCAAGGTGTGTTATCTCTGAACGCTTGGCAATCCAGAAGCTCTTCCTTAATCAAGCCAAGATCGACAGTATCCAACCTAATGAACTTGCAATCTCTCAAGAGGTAAATAGTCGCATAGAGAAAGCGATTAAGGATATAGGTAGTGTTGAAAATCTTGAGTCTTATCTCGGGAAGAGTGTGTCTCAGTTCAGAGAAGAGCTTCGCAAGATCATGCGTGAGGAGTTCACCGTACAGCAAGTGCAACACAAACTTGTTGCAGACATCAAGCTCTCTCCATCAGAAGTAACTCGTTTTTATAACGAAATTGAAAAGGATAGTCTTCCTTTCGTCCCAACGACGGTAGAAACACAGATCATCACTGTAGCTCCAAAGATCTCTCCAAAGGAAATAGATGACATCAAGGCTCGTCTCAGAGACTTTAGTAATGAGATCAGTGCGGGGACAAAGAGTTTTTCTACCCTCGCTCGTCTGTATTCACAAGACAATGCCACAGCTCTTTCAGGTGGTGATATGGGATTTGTCAGTAAGGCCGAACTTGAGCCGGAGTTTGCTCACGTCGCTTTTGGACTTGGTAACAACACAAAAGTTTCTCGTATCGTCAAGACCGCTAAGGGATACCATATCATGCAGCTTATAGAGAAAAGAGGCGATCGCATCAATCTTCGTCATATTATGCTTAAGCCTGAAGTTTCAGATGAAAATATACAAAAGGCTCAGGCTCAACTCGACTCTATCGTCGGACTTATCCGTGCCGACTCTGTCTCTTTTGAGGTTGCGGCCAACTATGTCTCTCATGACGAAGATACTCGTAACAGCAATGGACAGATGGTCAATCTGTATGCCTCGGGTGCTAGTCCACTTTATGGGACATCTAAGTTTGAGATGGGGCATCTTCCACAAGAGATTGCTGCAAAGGTTGTCAATTTGAGGGAAGGAGAGATCTCTGCTCCATTCATCATGAAGGATAAGAACAATAACACTGTGGTCGCTGTGGTGAAGCTCAAGCGTCGTATAGATGGACATAGAGCAAATATCACAGAGGACTATCAGACGGTCAAGGAAATTGTGTTGAATAAAAAGCGTGCTGAGGTCATTGACAAATGGATCAAGCAAAAGCAGAAAGAGACATTTGTGAAGATCAGTCCTGAATATCAACAATGTCAATTTAACTATCCGGGATGGATAAAAAGATAA
- a CDS encoding TolC family protein has translation MNSFWKTSIIGVIVCSAVSVSSLAQEAQNGVSQRLSLTLEEALEVALTKGNQVKIADIDVSKAKYDRKATIAKLFPSVSLTGDYNYTLKKQIMYLGGGFSFPGMPDISDKGIEVGKNFSVTGGVVVGLPLVNASLWSSITLSAEAVNLALLQAEESRESLFNQVTKAYYGALLAQESLKVLQQTYDNAKNSYNDIKSKYEQGMVAEFDLIRADVAVKSIEPGLQQAVNGVGATRRQLLILLSLDVDQEIELSGALRDQEGRIYESYFSEHVLPANNVQLKLANKQVDMLKVQERLAKSAFLPTLNVSGFYRYSAMDDKFSWKDYQWTPFSVIAVSLNIPVFSGGEKLFKVKQAKQAVTQAELRRADLTNVLKAQVKQFKDGMTAAVRKLASAKEAIIQAEKGYEIARKRYDVGMSTLIELNDANLTLLQSRLNYFEAIYDFLSNEADYKKTLGGNI, from the coding sequence ATGAATTCTTTTTGGAAAACCTCAATTATCGGGGTCATTGTTTGTTCAGCCGTTTCAGTTTCCTCCTTGGCACAAGAGGCTCAGAATGGTGTGTCACAGAGGCTATCACTCACTTTGGAGGAGGCACTTGAAGTCGCTTTGACAAAGGGCAACCAAGTAAAGATTGCAGATATCGATGTCTCCAAGGCCAAGTATGATCGTAAAGCAACAATTGCAAAATTATTCCCTTCGGTGAGCCTTACCGGAGACTATAACTACACCCTCAAGAAGCAGATCATGTATCTTGGAGGAGGATTTTCATTTCCGGGTATGCCTGATATAAGTGACAAAGGTATCGAGGTGGGTAAAAACTTCTCTGTCACGGGAGGTGTCGTGGTTGGACTTCCGCTTGTCAATGCTTCGCTCTGGTCTTCGATCACCCTTTCGGCCGAAGCTGTGAATTTGGCACTTCTACAAGCCGAGGAGTCCAGAGAGTCTCTGTTTAATCAGGTGACCAAAGCATACTATGGTGCTCTTCTTGCCCAAGAGTCTCTGAAGGTATTACAACAGACTTACGACAATGCAAAGAATAGCTACAATGACATCAAGAGTAAATATGAGCAGGGGATGGTTGCCGAGTTTGACTTGATCCGTGCAGATGTCGCTGTGAAAAGTATCGAACCCGGGTTGCAGCAGGCGGTTAACGGTGTGGGAGCTACCAGAAGGCAGCTTTTGATCTTGCTCTCGTTGGATGTTGATCAAGAGATCGAACTTTCGGGAGCACTTCGAGATCAGGAAGGGCGTATCTATGAGTCTTACTTTTCGGAACATGTCTTACCTGCAAATAATGTCCAACTAAAACTTGCAAACAAACAGGTGGATATGCTCAAGGTACAGGAAAGGCTTGCAAAAAGTGCATTCTTACCTACACTAAACGTGAGTGGCTTCTACAGATATAGTGCCATGGATGACAAGTTCTCATGGAAGGACTATCAATGGACTCCTTTCTCTGTTATTGCCGTTTCGCTCAATATACCGGTCTTTAGCGGTGGTGAAAAGCTCTTTAAGGTGAAGCAGGCCAAGCAGGCTGTGACTCAAGCCGAACTTAGACGTGCCGACCTTACCAACGTATTGAAGGCTCAGGTAAAGCAGTTCAAGGATGGAATGACGGCTGCTGTCCGAAAGTTGGCTTCGGCTAAGGAAGCCATAATTCAAGCCGAAAAAGGGTACGAGATTGCCCGCAAGCGTTATGATGTGGGGATGTCGACACTCATTGAACTCAACGATGCCAATCTCACCTTGCTACAGTCTCGTCTCAACTACTTTGAGGCGATCTATGACTTCCTGTCCAACGAGGCTGACTACAAAAAGACTTTAGGAGGAAATATCTGA
- a CDS encoding OstA-like protein, translating to MDKKIKTLYTLLILGAFILLSRAGMPSYVDELPDYIIQSIDQVRDSVARSSGKERIFIENVDVWSYDKEINPDAQVLRGNVIFKHNNGYMYCDSALLYEQQNSFEAFGEVRFTQGDTLNVYCRYMRYNGGTMLAELRENVRMEHRGTTLYTDSFDYDRIGGVGYYFDNGTIVDTLNTLYSVYGEYRTDTKKAIFNENVKLENPNFTLYSDTLHYDTTTKIATILGPTRIVGDSGHIETNRGVYDTEQDRAYLLDRSRMYSGSRFMTSDSLYYDRKNGFAEMYRDVVLRDTADKVELRGGYAEYYEHKEYGKAKDNAYLLEYSSKDTLYAHALLMEMIKTDSLTKLIKGLGNVRVYRQDVQAVCDTMVYNSKDSIMKCLGSPFMWNGKTQITGDSATMFMRNGALKEAVIEENAIVAQELDRVHYNQMKGNSIKAYFSNNNLDSIRTEGNAETIYYSMEKDSTLSSHIKTQSSAIFMKFKDENIEFIKLLEQTKGLMKPVPMLIDTDKFFPNFIWFSEGRPRNFSDIFRKTPRPKSPGATTSEEPQERQNDSQSSMTNATLSTNKEE from the coding sequence ATGGATAAAAAGATAAAGACTCTATATACATTACTCATCCTTGGAGCCTTTATCCTGCTTTCTCGGGCAGGAATGCCTTCTTATGTCGACGAACTGCCGGATTATATCATTCAGTCGATAGATCAGGTAAGAGATTCTGTTGCTCGTAGCTCCGGTAAGGAGCGTATTTTCATAGAGAATGTCGATGTCTGGTCTTACGATAAGGAGATCAACCCTGATGCTCAGGTCTTGAGGGGTAACGTTATCTTTAAGCACAACAACGGTTATATGTACTGTGACAGTGCATTGTTGTATGAGCAACAAAACTCTTTCGAGGCTTTTGGGGAGGTGCGATTTACCCAAGGAGATACCCTCAATGTTTATTGTCGATATATGAGATACAATGGGGGGACTATGCTTGCCGAACTGAGAGAAAACGTAAGAATGGAGCATCGGGGAACGACTTTATACACAGATAGTTTTGACTACGACCGCATCGGTGGAGTAGGATATTACTTTGACAATGGAACGATTGTCGATACATTGAATACTCTCTATTCGGTCTATGGCGAATACCGTACGGACACCAAAAAAGCTATATTCAATGAAAATGTAAAGTTGGAGAATCCTAACTTCACTCTTTACTCCGATACTCTGCACTACGATACCACGACAAAAATTGCGACCATCTTGGGACCTACACGTATTGTAGGAGACAGTGGACATATAGAGACGAATAGGGGTGTATATGATACGGAGCAAGATCGGGCATATCTCCTTGATCGCTCAAGGATGTATTCCGGTTCGAGGTTCATGACCAGCGATTCGCTCTACTATGATCGCAAAAATGGTTTTGCAGAGATGTATCGAGATGTGGTCTTGCGAGATACTGCCGACAAAGTAGAGTTGAGAGGAGGATATGCTGAATACTACGAACACAAAGAATATGGTAAGGCCAAGGATAATGCTTATCTTTTGGAGTACTCTTCCAAAGACACTCTTTATGCTCATGCTCTACTTATGGAGATGATCAAGACTGACTCTCTCACCAAATTGATCAAGGGGTTGGGGAATGTACGTGTCTATCGTCAGGATGTCCAAGCTGTTTGTGATACAATGGTCTACAACTCAAAAGACTCGATCATGAAGTGTCTCGGCTCTCCATTCATGTGGAACGGTAAAACTCAAATTACAGGTGACTCCGCAACCATGTTTATGAGAAATGGTGCCCTGAAGGAAGCTGTCATTGAGGAAAATGCTATTGTTGCTCAAGAACTCGACAGAGTACACTACAATCAAATGAAAGGAAACTCCATCAAGGCGTACTTCAGCAACAACAACTTGGACTCCATTCGCACAGAAGGTAATGCCGAGACAATCTATTACAGTATGGAAAAGGATAGTACACTAAGCTCTCATATCAAAACACAGAGTAGTGCGATCTTCATGAAATTTAAGGACGAAAATATAGAGTTTATCAAACTTCTTGAGCAGACCAAGGGGCTCATGAAGCCGGTTCCAATGCTGATAGACACAGATAAGTTCTTCCCTAACTTTATTTGGTTTTCGGAGGGGCGTCCCAGAAACTTCTCGGACATTTTCCGTAAAACACCACGTCCTAAGTCACCGGGAGCTACTACATCGGAGGAGCCCCAAGAAAGACAAAATGATAGTCAATCATCTATGACCAATGCTACACTTTCGACGAATAAGGAAGAGTGA